One segment of Paraburkholderia sp. PGU19 DNA contains the following:
- a CDS encoding IS4 family transposase, which translates to MARLALQRAIAPQWIDEVFAEHRQRQYPRELLFSTVVELMTLVSLGLSPSLHAAATQTKPLPVSLAALYEKVNRTEPAILRALVQGSAQRLGPVLAALPCQPSLPGWRVRVLDGNHLPASEKRLAALREQRGAALPGHALVVYEPDLGLVTDLVAIEDAHAQERSAMAPLIECAGAGELWLADRNFCTGTILQGWHQAQACFIVREHGRNSPALASSGPWVDGARIETGQVREQRIDLKAGVVWRRIELTLDKPTDAGDTVILLWSNLPAAVGAHEIARLYRKRWRIEGMFQRLESVLHSEIRTLGHPRAALLGFTVAVLAYNVLATLKRSVEAAHAAADETGAAPPDVSTYYLAVQIRSQYEGMLIALPPDEWSHWSDATPDVIAGKLLELARCVDPIQVRTRTRGPKTRKTAPYVEGAVARAHHSTARLLKRAKGGTS; encoded by the coding sequence ATGGCACGCCTGGCACTGCAGAGAGCCATCGCGCCGCAATGGATCGACGAGGTGTTCGCCGAGCACCGGCAGCGGCAATATCCACGTGAATTGCTGTTCTCGACGGTGGTTGAACTGATGACGCTGGTGTCGCTGGGACTGAGTCCGTCGCTGCACGCTGCAGCGACACAGACGAAGCCCCTGCCGGTGTCGCTGGCCGCGCTCTACGAGAAGGTCAACCGCACCGAACCCGCGATCCTGCGTGCCCTGGTACAGGGCAGCGCACAGCGTCTGGGGCCGGTGCTGGCGGCGTTGCCATGCCAGCCCAGCCTGCCCGGCTGGCGTGTGCGGGTGCTTGATGGCAATCACCTGCCGGCCAGTGAGAAACGGCTGGCGGCGTTGCGCGAGCAGCGTGGCGCGGCGTTGCCGGGGCACGCGCTGGTGGTCTACGAGCCGGATCTGGGTCTGGTCACAGATCTGGTCGCCATCGAGGATGCGCACGCGCAGGAGCGCTCGGCCATGGCCCCGCTGATTGAATGTGCCGGCGCGGGCGAATTGTGGCTGGCTGACCGGAACTTCTGCACCGGGACCATCCTGCAGGGCTGGCATCAGGCACAGGCCTGCTTCATCGTGCGCGAACACGGCCGCAACAGCCCGGCGCTTGCCAGCAGTGGGCCATGGGTGGACGGTGCACGTATCGAGACAGGTCAGGTGCGAGAGCAACGCATTGACCTGAAGGCTGGCGTCGTCTGGCGTCGCATCGAGCTGACGCTGGACAAGCCGACTGATGCAGGCGATACCGTGATTCTGTTGTGGAGCAACCTGCCTGCCGCGGTGGGCGCACACGAGATTGCCCGGCTGTACCGCAAGCGCTGGCGTATCGAGGGCATGTTCCAGCGACTCGAGTCGGTCCTGCACAGCGAGATCCGCACCTTGGGTCATCCACGTGCCGCGCTGCTGGGCTTTACCGTCGCGGTGCTGGCGTACAACGTGCTGGCCACGCTCAAGCGCAGTGTTGAAGCTGCGCATGCTGCCGCCGATGAAACAGGTGCAGCGCCGCCGGACGTCTCGACGTACTACCTCGCCGTGCAGATTCGCAGCCAGTATGAGGGCATGCTCATCGCGCTGCCGCCAGATGAATGGTCGCACTGGAGCGATGCCACGCCCGACGTGATTGCCGGCAAACTGCTCGAGCTGGCCCGCTGCGTCGACCCGATTCAGGTGCGCACACGCACGCGTGGCCCCAAGACCCGCAAAACCGCACCCTATGTCGAAGGCGCGGTAGCCCGCGCCCATCACAGTACCGCTCGCCTGCTTAAACGCGCCAAAGGCGGGACATCTTGA
- a CDS encoding efflux RND transporter permease subunit, whose translation MNLSRPFIERPVATTLLSLGIALAGLFAFARLPVAPLPQVDFPTISVQASLPGASPETVANSVASPLERHLGQIADVTEMTSQSSVGMTRITLQFGLDRNVDGAARDVQAAINAARADLPSSLKSNPTYRKVNPADAPVLILSLTSHTLTQAKLYDLASTILVQSLSQLPGVGEVDVNGSANPAVRVELNPTALYHYGIGLEDVRAALASANANSPKGIIESEGRRFQLYANDQARTAAQYKDLVIAYRNGAAVRLSDVAEVVDSVEDLRNLGLAGDNQPSVLVMLYRQPGANIISTVDGIRATVAQLKPALPADVDILEASDRSTTIRASLHDTEATLLIAVALVILVVFFFLGSARAALIPSAAVPVSIVGTFAFMYLLGYSIDNLSLMALTVATGFVVDDAIVVLENIARHLEAGKSRMQAALLGAREVGFTVLSISISLIAVFISILLMGGIIGRLFREFAVTLSVAILVSLAVSLTTTPMMCARLLASTKHDNGGSASHMQRLSHLLTQPLQRMREGYARTLDWSLRHPLLMMSLLLVTIALNVFLYIAIPKGFFPQEDTGRLIGGIQGDQSVSFQAMETKLKQLMQIVRSDPAVASVVGFTGGRQTNTGFVFVSLKPLSQRNQTADEVIARLRPALNEVAGARLYLQPVQDIRVGGRQSNAQYQLTLLGDTSADVYKWAPRLTQALQSLPQLEDVNSDQQQSGLEADVDIDRATAARLGITPAQIDNTLYDAFGQRLVSTIYNPMNQYYVVMEVAPRYWQHPETLNDLYVSTSGGTPSGTQSTNFVAGTVSGPTATSTSQGSSNAAQAAGSAQAVTTPGGTATPTEPVAASTSAASATGADAASSTSAASDVTVTLPTAGATPFALAVPALNSTSTSSTASTTTSSAATVAADSARNLAINSLAASGHSSASAGTSVSTAQETMIPFSAFARFKPGHTALGVNHQGSFVATTISFNLPPHESLSTAMTAINRTMIDIGMPASLHASFEGTARTFQQSLSDEPLLVAAALLSVYIVLGVLYESYAHPLTILSTLPSAGVGALLALMLFRVEFTVMSLIGVILLIGIVKKNAIMMVDFAIDASRSGMSPRDAIYHASLMRFRPIMMTTCAALLGALPLALGSSEGADLRRPLGISIVGGLIVSQILTLYTTPVVYLYVDRLGVWLRSRFARRALQ comes from the coding sequence ATGAACCTTTCGCGTCCCTTTATCGAACGCCCGGTGGCGACGACGCTGCTTTCGCTCGGCATCGCGCTCGCGGGCCTATTCGCTTTCGCCCGGCTTCCCGTTGCGCCGCTGCCGCAAGTCGACTTCCCGACCATCTCCGTGCAGGCCAGCCTGCCAGGCGCAAGTCCCGAAACGGTTGCGAACAGCGTCGCGAGTCCGCTCGAACGGCATCTCGGACAGATCGCCGACGTCACCGAAATGACCTCGCAAAGCTCCGTCGGCATGACGCGCATCACGCTGCAATTCGGCCTCGACCGCAACGTCGACGGCGCGGCGCGCGACGTGCAGGCCGCGATCAACGCTGCGCGCGCCGATCTGCCGTCGAGCCTGAAGAGCAATCCGACCTATCGCAAGGTCAATCCCGCCGACGCGCCCGTCCTCATTCTCTCGCTCACATCGCACACGCTCACGCAGGCAAAGCTCTACGATCTCGCGTCGACGATACTCGTGCAGTCGCTGTCGCAATTGCCCGGCGTCGGTGAAGTGGATGTGAACGGCTCGGCCAATCCCGCGGTGCGCGTCGAGTTGAATCCGACCGCGCTCTATCACTACGGCATCGGTCTCGAAGACGTTCGCGCGGCGCTCGCATCGGCGAATGCCAACAGTCCGAAAGGGATCATCGAAAGCGAAGGCAGGCGCTTCCAGCTCTATGCGAACGATCAGGCGCGCACCGCCGCGCAATACAAGGACCTCGTGATCGCATATCGCAACGGCGCAGCCGTGCGCCTGTCGGACGTCGCCGAAGTCGTCGATTCCGTCGAGGATCTGCGCAATCTCGGCCTCGCCGGCGACAATCAGCCATCGGTGCTGGTGATGCTTTACCGGCAGCCCGGCGCGAACATCATCAGCACCGTCGATGGCATCCGCGCGACCGTCGCGCAACTCAAGCCCGCGCTGCCCGCCGACGTCGACATCCTCGAAGCCTCCGACCGCTCGACGACCATCCGCGCCTCGCTGCACGATACGGAAGCCACCCTGCTGATCGCCGTCGCGCTGGTGATACTCGTCGTGTTCTTCTTCCTCGGCAGCGCGCGGGCCGCGTTGATTCCGAGCGCGGCCGTACCTGTGTCGATCGTCGGCACATTCGCGTTCATGTATCTGCTCGGCTATTCGATCGACAATCTGTCGCTGATGGCTTTGACCGTGGCGACGGGCTTCGTCGTCGACGATGCGATCGTCGTGCTTGAAAACATCGCGCGTCATCTCGAAGCGGGCAAGTCGCGCATGCAGGCAGCGCTGCTCGGCGCGCGCGAAGTCGGCTTCACCGTGCTGTCGATTTCGATCTCGCTGATTGCCGTGTTCATTTCGATCCTGCTCATGGGCGGCATCATCGGCCGGCTGTTTCGCGAGTTTGCGGTGACGCTTTCGGTGGCGATACTCGTCTCGCTCGCCGTATCGCTCACGACGACGCCCATGATGTGTGCACGGCTGCTCGCGAGCACAAAGCACGATAACGGCGGCAGCGCATCGCATATGCAACGTCTCTCGCATTTGCTGACGCAGCCGCTGCAACGCATGCGCGAAGGTTACGCGCGAACGCTCGACTGGTCGCTGCGTCATCCATTGCTGATGATGTCGTTGCTGCTCGTCACCATCGCGCTGAACGTGTTTCTCTACATCGCAATTCCCAAGGGCTTTTTCCCGCAGGAAGACACGGGCCGTTTGATCGGCGGCATTCAGGGCGATCAGAGCGTGTCGTTTCAGGCGATGGAAACGAAGCTCAAGCAACTGATGCAAATCGTCCGCTCGGACCCTGCGGTGGCGAGTGTGGTGGGTTTCACAGGCGGACGTCAGACCAATACGGGTTTCGTGTTCGTGTCGCTAAAGCCGCTGTCGCAACGCAACCAGACTGCCGATGAAGTGATCGCGCGGCTGCGTCCCGCGCTGAACGAAGTGGCGGGCGCGCGTCTCTATCTGCAGCCCGTGCAGGACATTCGCGTAGGCGGCAGGCAGAGCAACGCGCAATATCAGTTGACACTGCTAGGCGACACGAGCGCCGACGTGTACAAATGGGCGCCGCGCCTGACGCAGGCGTTGCAGTCGCTGCCGCAACTCGAAGACGTCAACTCGGACCAGCAACAAAGCGGACTCGAAGCCGATGTCGACATCGACCGCGCGACAGCCGCGCGCCTCGGCATCACGCCCGCGCAGATCGACAACACACTGTATGACGCGTTCGGTCAACGGCTCGTCTCGACGATCTACAACCCGATGAACCAATACTATGTGGTGATGGAAGTCGCGCCGCGTTACTGGCAGCATCCGGAGACGCTGAACGATCTCTATGTCAGCACATCGGGCGGCACGCCAAGCGGCACGCAGTCGACGAACTTCGTGGCGGGCACCGTCAGCGGCCCGACCGCCACGAGCACGTCACAAGGCAGTTCGAATGCCGCGCAGGCCGCCGGAAGCGCGCAGGCTGTCACGACGCCTGGCGGCACGGCAACGCCCACTGAACCTGTCGCAGCGTCGACGAGCGCCGCGTCCGCGACGGGCGCCGATGCAGCCAGCAGCACGAGCGCGGCATCCGACGTCACCGTCACGCTTCCCACAGCAGGCGCAACGCCGTTCGCGCTTGCCGTTCCCGCACTGAACAGCACGAGTACGAGCAGCACGGCCTCGACTACGACGAGCAGCGCCGCCACCGTCGCCGCCGATTCGGCCCGCAACCTCGCGATCAATTCGCTCGCGGCAAGCGGCCATTCCAGCGCATCGGCGGGAACGTCCGTCAGCACCGCGCAGGAAACGATGATTCCATTCAGCGCGTTCGCACGCTTCAAACCGGGCCACACCGCGCTCGGCGTGAACCATCAGGGCAGCTTCGTCGCCACGACGATCTCCTTCAACCTGCCGCCGCATGAATCGCTGTCGACAGCGATGACGGCCATCAACCGTACGATGATCGACATCGGCATGCCTGCGTCCCTTCACGCGAGCTTCGAAGGCACGGCGCGCACCTTCCAGCAGTCGCTGTCGGACGAGCCGTTGCTGGTGGCCGCCGCGCTGCTGTCCGTGTATATCGTGCTGGGCGTGCTGTACGAAAGCTACGCGCATCCGCTGACCATTCTGTCGACGCTGCCTTCGGCGGGCGTCGGCGCGTTACTCGCGCTAATGCTGTTTCGCGTCGAGTTCACGGTGATGTCGCTGATCGGCGTCATTCTGCTGATCGGCATCGTCAAGAAGAACGCGATCATGATGGTCGACTTCGCTATCGACGCCTCGCGCTCGGGCATGTCGCCGCGCGACGCGATCTACCACGCGAGCCTGATGCGCTTCCGCCCGATCATGATGACGACCTGCGCCGCGCTGCTCGGCGCGCTGCCGCTTGCGCTCGGCAGCAGCGAAGGCGCCGATCTGCGGCGGCCGCTGGGCATTTCGATTGTCGGCGGATTGATCGTGAGCCAGATACTGACGCTGTATACGACGCCCGTCGTGTATCTGTATGTCGACCGTCTCGGCGTCTGGCTGCGCTCGCGCTTTGCGCGGCGAGCGCTTCAGTAA
- a CDS encoding DUF4062 domain-containing protein, with the protein MKRLQIYLSSTFEDLREYRAAVFDALEKAGLDVVRMEAYTASDERPLERCLSDVARCDIFVGLYAWRYGYAPPADHGNPEGKSITELEYREAQRRMRRSLLFFAAPETRAAWSDRFDDQVSGEGDAGARLMAFRSELCTEKLASFFRTPDDLAALVLSAIMRSGLSGRRHAIPSSQGLVRRTGLTNAIAGSLVGSASRPPVACTVLQGGGGTGKTSLAIHVCSTPEVIGQFPDGIFWITLGERPALATILGDLYLSAAGNRVEVAGVEAISQALAGVFKGHRSLLVIDDVWHAEHLGPLLGFDGPRLLVTTRISTLIDQIDEIECRQIAVEQMDVDEGATLLGRNLPTNGPTQTILRELSGQLDDWPLLLDLVNARLREEHRTRGGDLAACIARVSVLLERRGVLSFDRRDSQARNAAVEKSVDAGLEFAEEGFPGVRQKAAELALFPEDVPVPAQVLAELWRMTDIDVEEEVIRPLDMISVLRWDRRSGEVQMHDMIQRALAVKVVDPETTHGRLLDAWADPHRLPHDYAWRWFGWHCVRANRRDRLLSLLRDFEWLRSKLDVTGIASLVGEFDNVIDDPSARLLRDALRKSAHTLAWDPSQLAAQLLARIPEQMQALRNGRLQRAFGNREPWLRPLTASLAAERSIRWLRPSRAESLTSVTFSANGSWAAHVSYSSDPEGAVVLVWDLEKWRLQEMHLETPPRCRPFGLVLSVDARWCLCSDSLGAVFRLGASGNRIWEGHAHDDLTIPRVLAISADGSRALSACSRGRLVAWDIAGGSHEIIWDENDNRVVALSLDPSGDRAVVAREDGSVHLLDQGLSNVRLLFQLDGQPVALARTWPDGFVAVATKEGRVEVRSADHPQTPVCAFSSDDEPTVIALSADQQFIATGTDKGTVEVWSIARRARSAMYRRAHSYDVKGIAFARDSSRVLSADLVHIKEWAAEWQTTDEPDDAGLPASGEVKLTTDGAHAVAVLEDGRLGLWDMSTGALASTVSRPVGDAFGDPKIGAPRRLVVATGAPRVLAWNAELLCVWNLDSSGHAESLPLQTIRDACFTPDGNAVVFVAGQCVGQWRPEEGTSWFIATYERDSPACVAASPDGRRALSAGGDRMVREWALDRPPGADAELRSWRWSATGSKPSMIAFLAPERALVTSVDGALFIFDMDQRRADLRELGSHQASVNSVLVTGDDRILTSSYDGTVAIWDAAHCRNLAVHRAHTGSIEQVSVSADRLMLRSYDGILKITSVESGALICAFQGDKQFISCAADAGMKGIAALDQSGQMHFFRVEGGA; encoded by the coding sequence CGCGAGGCGCAGCGACGCATGCGCCGCTCACTGCTCTTCTTCGCTGCTCCCGAAACCCGTGCCGCCTGGTCCGACCGCTTCGACGACCAGGTGAGCGGCGAAGGCGACGCAGGCGCGAGGCTGATGGCGTTCAGGAGCGAACTGTGCACTGAGAAGCTCGCGAGCTTTTTCCGCACGCCCGACGATCTCGCCGCGCTCGTACTCTCAGCCATCATGCGCAGCGGGCTGAGCGGTCGGCGACACGCTATTCCGTCGTCGCAGGGTCTCGTGCGCCGGACGGGATTGACGAATGCGATCGCCGGCTCGCTCGTGGGCAGCGCCTCACGCCCGCCCGTCGCGTGCACCGTGCTGCAGGGAGGCGGTGGCACCGGAAAGACCTCGCTAGCAATCCACGTGTGCAGCACACCCGAAGTCATCGGCCAGTTTCCGGACGGCATCTTCTGGATCACGCTCGGCGAGCGTCCCGCACTGGCGACGATTCTGGGTGACCTTTACCTGTCGGCGGCGGGCAACCGTGTCGAGGTGGCGGGTGTCGAGGCCATCTCCCAGGCGCTTGCCGGCGTGTTCAAGGGGCACCGGAGCCTGCTCGTTATCGATGATGTCTGGCATGCGGAGCATCTCGGTCCTCTGCTCGGGTTCGACGGTCCCCGGCTGCTGGTGACGACGCGAATCAGCACCCTGATCGACCAGATCGACGAAATCGAATGCCGGCAGATTGCCGTCGAACAGATGGATGTGGATGAAGGCGCAACTCTGCTCGGGCGAAACCTGCCGACCAACGGGCCGACGCAAACCATCCTGCGCGAACTATCCGGGCAACTCGACGACTGGCCCCTGCTGCTGGATCTCGTGAACGCGAGGCTCCGCGAGGAGCACCGAACGCGCGGTGGCGACCTGGCCGCGTGTATCGCACGCGTGAGTGTGCTGCTCGAACGCCGTGGCGTGCTCAGCTTCGACCGCCGTGATTCGCAGGCCCGAAACGCGGCCGTCGAAAAATCCGTCGATGCCGGACTGGAATTCGCTGAGGAAGGATTTCCGGGCGTTCGTCAAAAGGCTGCCGAACTGGCGCTCTTTCCGGAAGATGTGCCAGTTCCAGCGCAGGTGCTCGCCGAATTGTGGCGGATGACGGACATCGACGTCGAAGAGGAAGTGATCCGGCCGCTCGACATGATCAGCGTGCTGCGCTGGGATCGAAGGTCTGGCGAAGTCCAGATGCATGACATGATCCAGCGTGCTCTCGCTGTGAAGGTCGTTGACCCCGAGACGACGCATGGCAGGCTGCTCGATGCCTGGGCCGATCCTCATCGTCTGCCGCACGACTATGCGTGGCGCTGGTTCGGCTGGCACTGCGTGCGCGCGAACCGGCGGGACCGGCTTCTGAGTCTGCTCCGCGACTTCGAATGGCTTCGCTCGAAACTCGATGTCACCGGGATCGCCTCGCTGGTCGGCGAATTCGACAACGTCATCGACGACCCCTCGGCCAGATTGTTGCGCGACGCGTTGCGGAAATCGGCGCACACACTTGCGTGGGACCCGTCGCAGTTGGCGGCGCAACTGCTCGCGCGAATTCCAGAGCAGATGCAGGCGTTACGGAACGGCAGGCTTCAACGGGCCTTCGGGAATCGTGAGCCGTGGCTCAGGCCATTGACGGCATCGCTCGCAGCGGAGCGGTCGATACGCTGGCTGCGCCCCTCTCGTGCCGAGTCGCTCACCAGTGTCACGTTTTCTGCCAATGGTTCTTGGGCAGCGCATGTGTCGTACAGTTCCGACCCGGAAGGCGCCGTCGTGCTCGTCTGGGATCTCGAGAAATGGCGGCTGCAGGAGATGCATCTGGAAACCCCACCCCGATGCCGCCCCTTCGGGCTCGTTTTGAGCGTCGATGCGCGGTGGTGTCTATGCTCCGACAGTCTGGGCGCTGTCTTCCGGCTGGGCGCGTCCGGAAACCGGATTTGGGAAGGCCATGCGCATGACGACCTGACGATCCCACGCGTCCTCGCGATCAGCGCGGACGGTAGCCGGGCGCTCTCGGCATGCAGTCGCGGACGTCTCGTGGCATGGGACATCGCAGGAGGAAGCCACGAGATCATCTGGGACGAGAACGACAACCGCGTGGTCGCGCTGAGTCTCGATCCGTCCGGCGACCGTGCCGTGGTGGCGCGCGAGGATGGTTCCGTGCACCTGCTCGATCAGGGGCTGTCCAACGTGCGGCTCCTGTTTCAGCTCGACGGGCAGCCAGTGGCGCTCGCGCGAACGTGGCCAGACGGCTTTGTTGCCGTCGCGACGAAAGAAGGTCGGGTCGAAGTTCGTTCGGCCGATCATCCGCAGACCCCGGTCTGTGCTTTCTCGTCGGATGATGAGCCGACCGTCATCGCGTTGTCGGCAGACCAGCAATTCATAGCGACAGGAACGGACAAAGGCACGGTGGAAGTGTGGAGCATCGCGCGGCGCGCGCGCAGCGCGATGTATCGCCGCGCGCACAGCTACGACGTCAAGGGCATCGCATTTGCTCGGGACAGTTCACGCGTCCTGTCAGCGGATCTCGTGCATATCAAGGAATGGGCGGCTGAGTGGCAGACCACCGATGAACCCGACGACGCCGGGTTGCCTGCTTCCGGCGAGGTGAAACTGACGACGGATGGCGCGCATGCGGTGGCGGTCCTGGAGGATGGGCGCCTCGGCCTGTGGGACATGAGCACGGGCGCACTTGCTTCTACGGTTTCGCGCCCGGTCGGGGACGCATTCGGCGACCCGAAAATCGGAGCGCCGAGGCGGCTCGTCGTGGCCACCGGGGCGCCGCGGGTCCTGGCGTGGAACGCGGAACTGCTTTGCGTCTGGAATCTGGACTCGAGTGGTCACGCGGAAAGCCTACCGCTCCAGACAATACGCGATGCATGTTTCACCCCTGATGGCAACGCCGTGGTATTCGTGGCGGGTCAATGCGTCGGGCAATGGAGACCCGAGGAGGGCACCTCATGGTTCATCGCGACTTACGAACGCGATTCTCCGGCTTGCGTCGCGGCATCGCCAGACGGGAGACGGGCGCTCTCCGCGGGTGGAGACCGGATGGTGCGCGAATGGGCACTGGACAGGCCACCCGGGGCAGACGCCGAACTGCGAAGCTGGAGGTGGTCCGCCACCGGGAGTAAGCCTTCGATGATCGCCTTCCTGGCACCCGAGCGCGCGTTGGTCACGAGCGTAGACGGCGCCTTGTTCATCTTCGACATGGATCAGCGGAGAGCTGACCTGCGCGAACTGGGTTCCCATCAAGCGTCCGTCAACAGCGTGCTCGTGACGGGCGACGACAGGATCTTGACTTCATCGTACGATGGAACCGTAGCAATCTGGGATGCAGCGCATTGCCGAAATCTCGCGGTTCACCGTGCGCATACGGGAAGCATCGAGCAAGTCTCAGTGTCTGCTGATCGCCTGATGTTGAGGTCATATGACGGGATACTGAAGATCACGTCGGTTGAAAGCGGGGCGCTCATTTGCGCCTTTCAGGGCGATAAGCAGTTCATTTCCTGCGCAGCGGACGCCGGGATGAAGGGCATCGCGGCGCTCGATCAATCCGGGCAGATGCATTTTTTCCGGGTCGAAGGAGGCGCTTGA